One Clarias gariepinus isolate MV-2021 ecotype Netherlands chromosome 18, CGAR_prim_01v2, whole genome shotgun sequence genomic window carries:
- the LOC128506851 gene encoding protein NLRC3-like isoform X2, with translation MKKKFECIFEYDTKTKILLKKIYTQLYITEGELKDVNKEHEIMKIDKDFTVKKSEGKQINCNEIFSLSEENKENKVVLTKGIAGIGKTVSVQKFILDWAEGEANQAIDCIFLLPFREINLIKDEEFSLHELLQEFYPELAKVNETDLYEKFKLAFVFDGLDESRLPLDFSVRKVRSPQKKASLNALITNLIEGNLLPSALIWITSRPAAANQIPPEHVSLFTEVRGFTDKHKEEYFRKRILDDNDASKIISQVKKSRSLYIMCHIPIFCWITATVLQEMVVQNDGEEIPITLTEMYIHFLLIQMRIKNQKYDEKEERDIRKLLKINREIILKLAKLAFNQLIKGNIMFYEDDLRECGIEVSVDSEYTGMCAEIFKKESVLHEKQVYCFIHLSIQEFLAALHVFNSYLNKKMNELQFFFKDHSPIEVSLYVLLKKAVDEVKSSENGHLDLFLRFLLGISLETNQKLLQGVLPHTELPKKSISSYIRQIQNNSSDLSPETSINHFFCLMELKDDSLNNQIKKYLCTDKFPDRKLSSSNCSALAYLLLMSGDVLEELDPKKFNPSYSAYRRLIPAVRCCRKAL, from the coding sequence ATGAAGAAGAAATTTGAGTGCATTTTTGAATATGACACAAAGACCAAAATACTCCTCAAGAAGATCTACACACAACTGTACATCACTGAAGGAGAACTCAAAGATGTGAACAAAGAGCACGAGATTATGAAAATTGACAAAGATTTCACTGTGAAAAAGTCTgaaggaaaacaaattaactgcaATGAGATTTTCAGTCTTTCagaggaaaataaagaaaataaagtcgTGCTCACCAAGGGAATTGCAGGAATTGGAAAAACAGTATCTGTGCAGAAGTTTATTCTCGATTGGGCTGAAGGAGAAGCCAACCAAGCCATAGACTGCATTTTCCTCCTTCCATTCCGAgagattaatttaattaaagatgAAGAATTCAGTCTTCATGAGTTACTGCAGGAATTCTACCCTGAACTGGCAAAAGTCAATGAAACAGATTTGTATGAAAAGTTTAAGCTTGCATTTGTCTTCGATGGGCTGGATGAGAGCCGTCTTCCATTGGACTTCAGTGTCCGTAAGGTGAGAAGTCCACAAAAGAAAGCATCTCTAAATGCTCTCATCACAAACCTGATTGAAGGAAACCTGCTTCCTTCTGCTCTGATCTGGATCACCTCTCGACCTgcagcagccaatcagattcCTCCGGAGCATGTGAGCTTGTTTACAGAAGTGCGAGGATTTACTGATAAACACAAGGAGGAGTATTTTAGAAAGAGAATATTAGATGACAATGATGCCTCTAAAATCATCTCACAGGTGAAGAAATCTCGGAGTCTCTATATCATGTGCCACATCCCCATCTTCTGCTGGATCACTGCTACTGTGCTTCAGGAAATGGTGGTGCAAAATGATGGAGAAGAAATTCCCATTACACTGACTGAAATGTACATCCACTTCCTACTTATACAGATGAGAATCAAAAATCAGAAGTATGATGAGAAAGAGGAGCGAGATATAAGGAAGCTTCTGAAAATTAACAGAGAAATTATCCTGAAGCTGGCCAAGCTGGCATTTAACCAGCTGATAAAGGGGAACATCATGTTTTATGAAGATGACCTGAGAGAGTGTGGTATTGAGGTCAGTGTAGATTCAGAGTACACTGGAATGTGTGCAGAGATCTTCAAAAAGGAATCTGTTCTTCATGAGAAGCAGGTTTACTGTTTCATACATTTAAGCATTCAGGAGTTTCTTGCTGCACTCCATGTTTTCAACTCCTACCTGAACAAAAAGATGAATGAGTTacagtttttctttaaagatCACTCTCCTATAGAGGTTTCGCTGTATGTTTTATTGAAGAAGGCTGTTGATGAAGTCAAAAGTAGTGAGAATGGACATTTAGATCTCTTTCTTCGATTCTTGTTAGGTATTTCACTCGAGACAAATCAGAAGCTCTTGCAAGGTGTACTTCCACACACAGAGTTACCAAAAAAGAGCATTAGTAGCTACATTCGGCAAATACAGAATAATTCTTCTGATTTGTCCCCTGAGACGTCCATCAATCACTTTTTCTGTCTGATGGAACTGAAAGATGACTCCCTGAACAACCAAATCAAGAAATATCTGTGTACAGACAAGTTTCCAGATAGAAAGTTATCCTCGTCTAATTGCTCAGCACTGGCCTACTTGCTTCTAATGTCTGGAGATGTCTTGGAGGAACTCGACCCAAAGAAATTCAACCCATCCTATTCAGCCTACAGGAGACTCATTCCAGCTGTGAGGTGCTGCAGAAAAGCTCTGTGA
- the LOC128506851 gene encoding protein NLRC3-like isoform X1 — MFPNVSEDYTELLLARLMILFSVWIWKKRSFIYTINTHTVTATATDESPASPPAVISLVLTAENGSVVNLPAIINSNVSDHVNFDITASTACPQALPQETKNQYLKALQNFLASHKANMKKKFECIFEYDTKTKILLKKIYTQLYITEGELKDVNKEHEIMKIDKDFTVKKSEGKQINCNEIFSLSEENKENKVVLTKGIAGIGKTVSVQKFILDWAEGEANQAIDCIFLLPFREINLIKDEEFSLHELLQEFYPELAKVNETDLYEKFKLAFVFDGLDESRLPLDFSVRKVRSPQKKASLNALITNLIEGNLLPSALIWITSRPAAANQIPPEHVSLFTEVRGFTDKHKEEYFRKRILDDNDASKIISQVKKSRSLYIMCHIPIFCWITATVLQEMVVQNDGEEIPITLTEMYIHFLLIQMRIKNQKYDEKEERDIRKLLKINREIILKLAKLAFNQLIKGNIMFYEDDLRECGIEVSVDSEYTGMCAEIFKKESVLHEKQVYCFIHLSIQEFLAALHVFNSYLNKKMNELQFFFKDHSPIEVSLYVLLKKAVDEVKSSENGHLDLFLRFLLGISLETNQKLLQGVLPHTELPKKSISSYIRQIQNNSSDLSPETSINHFFCLMELKDDSLNNQIKKYLCTDKFPDRKLSSSNCSALAYLLLMSGDVLEELDPKKFNPSYSAYRRLIPAVRCCRKAL; from the exons ATGTTTCCAAACG TGAGTGAAGATTACACTGAGCTGCTGTTGGCTCGCCTGATGATTCTTTTCTCAGTTTGGATCTGGAAAAAGAGATCATTTATTTACACCATAAACACTCACACAGTTActg ccaCAGCTACAGATGAGTCTCCTGCTTCTCCTCCTGCTGTAATTTCTCTTGTTTTGACCGCTGAAAACGGCAGTGTTGTTAATCTTCCTGCGATCATAAACAGCAATGTTTCAGATCATGTCAATTTCGACATCACAGCCAGCACTGCTTGCCCTC AAGCTTTGccacaagaaacaaaaaatcaaTATTTGA AAGCCCTACAGAATTTTTTGGCAAGTCACAAAGCCAATATGAAGAAGAAATTTGAGTGCATTTTTGAATATGACACAAAGACCAAAATACTCCTCAAGAAGATCTACACACAACTGTACATCACTGAAGGAGAACTCAAAGATGTGAACAAAGAGCACGAGATTATGAAAATTGACAAAGATTTCACTGTGAAAAAGTCTgaaggaaaacaaattaactgcaATGAGATTTTCAGTCTTTCagaggaaaataaagaaaataaagtcgTGCTCACCAAGGGAATTGCAGGAATTGGAAAAACAGTATCTGTGCAGAAGTTTATTCTCGATTGGGCTGAAGGAGAAGCCAACCAAGCCATAGACTGCATTTTCCTCCTTCCATTCCGAgagattaatttaattaaagatgAAGAATTCAGTCTTCATGAGTTACTGCAGGAATTCTACCCTGAACTGGCAAAAGTCAATGAAACAGATTTGTATGAAAAGTTTAAGCTTGCATTTGTCTTCGATGGGCTGGATGAGAGCCGTCTTCCATTGGACTTCAGTGTCCGTAAGGTGAGAAGTCCACAAAAGAAAGCATCTCTAAATGCTCTCATCACAAACCTGATTGAAGGAAACCTGCTTCCTTCTGCTCTGATCTGGATCACCTCTCGACCTgcagcagccaatcagattcCTCCGGAGCATGTGAGCTTGTTTACAGAAGTGCGAGGATTTACTGATAAACACAAGGAGGAGTATTTTAGAAAGAGAATATTAGATGACAATGATGCCTCTAAAATCATCTCACAGGTGAAGAAATCTCGGAGTCTCTATATCATGTGCCACATCCCCATCTTCTGCTGGATCACTGCTACTGTGCTTCAGGAAATGGTGGTGCAAAATGATGGAGAAGAAATTCCCATTACACTGACTGAAATGTACATCCACTTCCTACTTATACAGATGAGAATCAAAAATCAGAAGTATGATGAGAAAGAGGAGCGAGATATAAGGAAGCTTCTGAAAATTAACAGAGAAATTATCCTGAAGCTGGCCAAGCTGGCATTTAACCAGCTGATAAAGGGGAACATCATGTTTTATGAAGATGACCTGAGAGAGTGTGGTATTGAGGTCAGTGTAGATTCAGAGTACACTGGAATGTGTGCAGAGATCTTCAAAAAGGAATCTGTTCTTCATGAGAAGCAGGTTTACTGTTTCATACATTTAAGCATTCAGGAGTTTCTTGCTGCACTCCATGTTTTCAACTCCTACCTGAACAAAAAGATGAATGAGTTacagtttttctttaaagatCACTCTCCTATAGAGGTTTCGCTGTATGTTTTATTGAAGAAGGCTGTTGATGAAGTCAAAAGTAGTGAGAATGGACATTTAGATCTCTTTCTTCGATTCTTGTTAGGTATTTCACTCGAGACAAATCAGAAGCTCTTGCAAGGTGTACTTCCACACACAGAGTTACCAAAAAAGAGCATTAGTAGCTACATTCGGCAAATACAGAATAATTCTTCTGATTTGTCCCCTGAGACGTCCATCAATCACTTTTTCTGTCTGATGGAACTGAAAGATGACTCCCTGAACAACCAAATCAAGAAATATCTGTGTACAGACAAGTTTCCAGATAGAAAGTTATCCTCGTCTAATTGCTCAGCACTGGCCTACTTGCTTCTAATGTCTGGAGATGTCTTGGAGGAACTCGACCCAAAGAAATTCAACCCATCCTATTCAGCCTACAGGAGACTCATTCCAGCTGTGAGGTGCTGCAGAAAAGCTCTGTGA